AACATGTGACTAGTTTGATGGTTGGAAATCAGTGCttttatatgtttgttgttgttgttgttttggacTTTATCTTATGAGATGTGAGTAAAAGCTTATCaggagtgaaagtttgagaaagaCCCCTGAGGTCTGTGTCTCAAGCCAAATGCATGGGATTGGAAAGTCTGTAGGCCATTAACCCGtcgaggacaagtcccgagtatacttgtatcaggcaggtgtctatgagaaatgtgtgttgtaacaaagtcaaactgtcctcaatgggttaaatgatACCCGACCTTGAGTTACAATCCTGGTAGCTGCAAGATATTAAATTAGGGGGCAAAATACTCACTCTTTTTCTTGAGTCCAGGGGGCAGGGCCTGGACCTCCTCGATTGTAGAACCTGGGATGAGGCGGAGGACCTCATCAATGCTTCGCCAGCCGGATCCAGCGAGGAACTGGGCCAGACGGACAGAGAGAGGCGCGTAGCCGCTGTACACGTATGAGATGTCTGTTGGATTCTATGAACCgagaacggaaaaaaaaaaatcctacaccATCCATATTGCACAACATGCGCTGGTTCCTCAATGAAGAAACGCTACATACACACAGCAATACAATCCTTTATGGGGGGCATTGAGTGGATTTTCATACCACACTATATCTGAGGGTTGAGTGAATGATATAAAAATCTGGTGTCATTTGCAGTGAACAGAGTTGTTGGTTAACTAGATATCTCACAACATGTGACTTTAATATAGAATATGCATCAAGAGAGTTTATTCCAGTTTTCAACTGAGTTGTATATTCAACATTGTTCTCAGGCTAGATGATAACTTTTCAGGGATATTCATACCATTTTTCCTCTTCCTCAGAATCATATGCAATGCTGCTCCACAATACCGATACCATGCCAATATTAATAATGACAtgaaaagaccccccccccccaatttttttttcccccacataCCTGTTCATTAACATCCTCTTTGACGAGCTTGAGCGTCTTCCTAATGGTGGGGAATGTCTTCTGCTCCTGAACCTTCATCAAGTGCGCCCTCTCTAACTGCTGTAGTGTCAGCAGGTGATCGTAGCCATAGGTCTGGGGGTGGGACATTTGATATCAATGCAAACACAACTGCAATGacaattcatttgttttataatgcaCAAAAGACATAAAGTTTCAGTAGTTGACAATCTCTTGTCCAGCTGTATACAAAACATTTACACCACGTCAGTATCAAGAAGTAACAAAATCAAGTTATTCAGCATGTTGCATGCAATATTCTAAATGTTTATTTAAGTGCCAGAATAAGTCAAAAATATTAGACTCATTCATGTACATTTTTCCAGTGTTTTCAGCCACTTATTTCCTTAACTGTTAACAAGATTATAAAGCATGGTACACCTTACAAATGCAGCAAAGTCTACTATGAGTATGATCAACAACATGGAATCTATAGTTAGAATTAATACTGACAGCAAACTAATTCAAATGCCTGCTCTTCAAACTGATAATTCACACAGATTCGAATATCAAAGGTCGCTTCATATTAGCTTAATTTGTAAGCTTGTTTTTCTCACAGAAAGATAAGAAACACTGTGTCACCATGCACCAGGAAATGCATTTGTGTATTCCCGATctaaatcacattttcaatTCCTAATTAGTAAACGCATCGCAAATGAAGCTTACCTGAAGTATTTCTCGCCTGTAGAAGTCGTAGACTTTGGGCTTGAAACCGTTGTTTGTTACAGACTGCATGCAAAGAAGTCTCAAAACCTGTAAcagaccaaaaaacaaaaacaaaacagagaaaaaaacagaaaagataaaaaaaagaaaataataactcAATAGTACAAAATCAGAGcaatcattttcttcttgacaTGTTTTAATTCtgtcaaaattgatgaaatatacattcaaaacggttcaataataataatgctgcTACTACAGTAGAATGACCCTTCAtacacttaaaaaaagaaatcattatcaccaccatcatcatcatcatcatcatcatcgtcatcatcatcatgaaacaaacatttctaAAGTGCAGGAACTACATAGATGTATTCTACTGTGTTGATGGAGGAGCACCTGGGTCTTATTTTGTAAAATACGTTATGATAGTACTTTTTGCTCTATAGAATGACAACTTCTTCTagtaacagccaatcaggaaagGGGATCCTcgtcattaccatgacacttGCCATTGCTGCAAGGGTTGCTATCTTAGggactttttatgaaatggggtccaACGTACTTGCTGAAAACTACAGATAATTATTTATAGAGAAAGAGAGTTAAAAAGATACATAtctgatttttatttaaaagtgtTCGATGGTTGCTTAGTTTCTAATTTTGTAGAGTATTAGAGTAATACATCATCAAGACATCCTGCATTATttaaaattaaattaaaatttCTTTTGTTCCACTGATTTCTTGAGTTGTCGATTTTTTAATACAAATACTGCATGactgaaaaacaataacaatatgaAGGAAAATTGAAAAACGAAAAATGAAGGGTGCGTTGTTGACTCCAAATGCCATCAAgatagaaatttctgaataatGGATAGGACAAGACCTCACCTTGATCAGTGGTTCCTTCCTGGCGATGCAATCCTCGATGTATGCATTGACTTTGTCCGTATCAATGCCATTCATGAATTCttgaaggaaggaagaaaagatTGAGAAGATGATGGGGACACTGTAAGTCTACATCCTTGTAGTCCAAGACACCACTTTGGCAAGGTTCAGTGCTGTATCATGGTTGTTTATTACAATTTTACTATTCATTGGTAGTGTTTCACAAGGTAGTATGATCTTTCAGGTAAGGTTTTTGTTCTTCATATAAAATTGTTTCATTTGCAGAACTTTCATATGTTTCTTCATGGGTGGATTCATAATATATCCATAAAGATGCAACACAATTTAGGACAACAAAATTCCCTTTCActcttaacccattccatactaaATTCTGAGATTTCCACAGACTTAATATACAGGCCATCAGGTTCCCATAAGTAATGGGTAAAACTGCCAACACAAGCAGACGTTCTTTGCTAAGAACATGGctttgatgcaaaatatcattcTGAAAGATTTATAATGACAACTAGTCACGAGCTAACAAaaaatagctttttttttttttttggtgtttttttttaaagagttaactgacATATTTgacaaacacatgcatacacagagGGGAAAAATCACAAATGCTTGTAGACTGTATATCTACATCCAACTGGGAAATTTATGAGAAAGATAAACACCATCAACTTAATATAATGAATGGTCTGACCTAGCTTGTTTGAAGGATTTGAAGGCATGATGTCTACTTTGACAAAAAAGACATGTCAATGCAATGACGTTATATGTCATACAGGACCCTAAAAGAAAAGTGGAAAGAATAGTAGTTCCTTACATTACCTATTTGACAGCCTGAACAAAACTCACAACAAACAAAGCAGCtcaaccctttgtgtgctttgaggcACTGATTGGCACAGGAAACCCCACAGTGTtacacacactgtccaaagtccctggcaccgAAAGGGTTTTAAATATCAGAAATGTAGAGCTGGGTCTCACCCACCTTGCTGGGCTTGCAGAGAATCCATGAACGTTTCTTTATCCGTCCTTTCCTTGATCAACTCTGCTATCGATGTATCTGTAGGAAACACAAAGAGTGGAATGAAATTCGcagaggttaaaaaaaaaatagtgttcacAGATTATGTAAAGATCAATTACATAAATACCAGTAGAGTGTGCAAAATAATAATGTCATGATAATTTGTGACCGCTTTGTTACAATAATGTGCCAAGAAACACAGCATGGAGTACCCACCCAGCAGTGGTCACCATGCACCGAAAGTATTGCACTGAATTTATATCCACAGATCATGGAAACAGCATCAGGAGTGTGCAAAAACATTgcaaacaaaactaaaacaaaccCACAAAAATCAGCATTTACGATAACCCTTCATGCTTCAGACAGCGTCATAACCACATCACATTGCATGGCATGATAGTCAATGACTGCCTTTCTAACAAATGACAAGAGTTAGATGGAGATTTCACTAGGAGGTCTAACATTGGACTCACGTGTTGCAAGAGACATCTTCGCTGCCTGGATGTGATGGAGTTTGGAGACAAACTGTCTGATTGCAGAAACAGACTTTGCATCTTTCCTTTCCTGTATAgcagaaaaacaacaatcagCAGTAAAGAAGTGAAATGGCAAATAGAaatggctttaaaaaaaaaggtctgaaaAGGTTTCTTGAAGCCTGGACTAGCAAATACCATATTTGTCTGCCTAGATAGCACTGAAATAGTGAAACAAAGGATCCCCATAATGCAAACAGTACATGGTTTGTACGTCGAGGCCACATCACCTCACTGTCTGTATATACCCACAAACAGAAAATCTCTCAGACCTGTGTAACTGTTGTGGCTGAATGTAGACTAGCTTTTGTGCTGGTCATGTTCATTAATATGATGGGAATTCTGAACAGGGATTTTGTTAGGTATGTGTTCAGACTAATAAAAACAGCAAATCTCACGTCTAAACATATTTTCTGTTCTGACACTTCTCgattaatttatgaaattctgtTTACAAAATTCTTTAGTCAAAGAGAGTATACTTACTCATTTCATCTTGCTATCTTACATCACAGTCAATTCAAATTTGCCAACTACAAATGGTATCATTAGTTTCAGCAAAAATAATCATGGTCacagaaataaagaatacaGCTGACATTAAAACTGaaagtaataacaaagaaaacatagcaaaacaaaacaaaaagacatgaCAAAGCACAGAGAAGTACCAAGGAGTTCAAAACCTGCAAGTCCAAAAGGAGATAATTCTATGTCTGACCTCATACTGAGCTGAAAGGATCTTGGCTCGACGACTCAGTTCTGGTCCCACTGCGTGAAAGTTCCTGTCCCTGATCACGGAGAAGAGCTCGTCGGCCGAGTTGAGCTGGATCTTCTTCGGTTCCGTGGGGAGGTCCGGGGCAGGCTTCTCTTGCTGCTTTGGGTCCTCGTCTTTCTTGGCAAACTTCTCTGGCGGCAATTTGACTGTGGCTGAGGGTTGAATGCGACGCCAGTGAGATTTCAACATAACTAGACCAAGCACTAAGGGCCAAACTTCATGCTCTGAATATGTATTTCTCTGGTCTGTGAGTTGAATGGTCCAAGAGATGCTGCCGATTCTCCAACTCAAATAGCTTGAAATCATTCAACATTCATTAGAAACATCTGCTTTTAAGCACAACTGCACTCACAGGGAACAGATATCAATAGTTACTCTTCTATCTCAGACACTTAAAATCCACTGATCTGTGTCCACAGGCCCCTGATGTGGACCGTTGAGCATTAGTTCCATATTCTAGGTGTTCAGTAAGATCATTTTCAACATATATTTTCTTCCATTGAATGCCTACCTCAAGCAACTGTGTCAAATTTTGTTCTCAAATCCATATTCAGAAATGAGTTCACTTTGTTTCACGGATATTCCTAAAGATGCACAGACCTTTAAAGATcttgacagagaaagagaaaaggtaATTTTATTTATAATTTGCAGTCATTAACTCTCTTTTATCTTCATCAAAATATGTCATTGTATGGTTAAACTTGTTTCATCATGTTGCCTTGATGCTAGAAGGCCAGGCCTAGAATCCCTTCTTGGTGCAGCTACTACCACACAAAATATCTAAGCCTTTGTGTtttttgagtgctgattggcacaaaAAAACCCCATAAGGTtgacacactgtccaaagtccctggcacagaaagtgTTAACACCGTCCTTACTGTTCACGATGCCGTAAATCTCGTCGATGAGGCCCTCGTAGGTGAGCTGCGTCGCCAGTGGGGTCAAGAGGTCAACGTTGCGGTCGAGGAGGAGGAGACAGTCTATTTGGGGGGTGATTGGACGCTCCGTGCTCGCCGTCTCTCTCCGCATGCGCAGAAGCATCTCAGTCACTTGCTGTGAATCGAacagaacaaggaaaagtagaaattacgcggtgcgtaaaatatgtccccgccggaagtagcatttagtagcaaaatgtacaatatcggtaaaaaatcaaggtcaaaggtcaaagaagtcaaaggtcaaaattctgtgtagaagttttgaagccctcacctagtgccatcacaaaaagcaaacggaatcaaaatcgggttagaaatggcgaaggagtagcattttgtagccaatgtacaatataggtcaaaaatcaaggtcaaaggtcaaagaagtcaaaggtcaaaattctgtgtagaagttttgaagctctcacctagtgccatcacataaagaaaacggaatcgaaatcgggttagaaatggcgaaggagtagcattttgtagcaaagtgtacaatacaggtcaaaaaatcaaggtcaaaggtcaaataagtcaaaggtcaaaattctgtgtagaagtgttgaagccctcacctagtgccgtcacataaagcaaacggaatcgaaatcgggttacaaatggcgaaggagtagcattttgtagcaaaatgtacaatacaggtcaaaaaatcaaggtcaaaggtcaaagaagtcaaaggtcaaaattccgtgtagaagtgttgaagccctcacctagtgccatcacataaagcaaacggaatcgaaatcgggttagaaatggcgaaggagtagcattttgtagcaaaatgtacaatataggtcaaaaaatcaaggtcaaaggtcaaagaagtcaaaggtcaaaattctgtgtagaagttttgaagccctcacctagtgccatcacataaagcaaacggaatcgaaatcgggttagaaattgcgaaggagtagcattttgtagcaaaatgtacaatacaggtcaaaaatcaaggtcaaaggtcaaaattctgtgtcgaagttttgaagccctcacctagtgccatcatataaagcaaacggaatcgaaatcgggttagaaatggcgaaggagtagcattttgtagcaaaatgtacaatataggtcaaaggtcaaggtcaaaggtcacgactgaaattctgtgtagaagtttcaaagctcccatgtagtgctatcatataaagcaaacagaatcaaaattggctcctaaatgacagagaagtagcaaattgaagattttgatcacacacggacgcacacacggatggacacacggacggacggacggacggacggacacacggacggacacacacacgtacggagcccgtttcatagtcccctgctcgaactcgttcagCGGGGACAAAAACGTCCCATCAGGTAATAAGTCTTGACCTGGGTTGAACTAACATCTGCCAATGGTATATATCATCGGCTAAGAACCAGAAGGGGGTTATCGCAATGAATTATTGGCATCATATTGTAAAGTTGATCTCCTCTACATGATGGTGTCAATTTTGAACTGTTTTTCACTCTCAAAATATGTTAAAAAGGGAGTTATTTCACCTGACATTTGGAACAATGTTATACATCTATCCACTTCTTACCTAAtaagctttttatttcatttcaatatatGCTCAAATCTTAAAAAGCAGTAGCGCCCTTCTGGTTTTCACCaaataatattttgtttctACCACAACCTccatctcttcctcttcttccatCAACTTTGTCGACATCTTTCTCTACTATCAATCATCTTTTTCAAATTGTCCATTTTGAAAGTAGCAATGACATGTGGAATATGTCAACATTTTAAGTTACAAAGTTACTTTCAAGACAGTACATAAATAGCAATGGCCATTATACAAAAAAGTAATGTAACCACTGTCAAACTGGTGACTCAAAAACATAGTGGGTAACAACAATTGCCATGGCACCAAGAAATATTCTCATGCCTCAATGGATGTTGCTATGATGGAATTCCTTATTGAGGCAATTATTCAATGCAGAGGGGCATAGATGTATCAAATGATGAATCCTGCGAAATCAGTACCTACGACTCTCTTCCTCTGGGTCTGCCAACCTGTAAGAGACTACCATCAAAATTTGACTAACCCTGGCGGCTTCTCCTTTGCCGTAGACGTGAGGAATGATGCCATAGAGGGCTTGGACCTTCATCAAGGATTTGGCAACGTGAAACAGGGCCGTCGGGTCACCTTGGAGATAGCACTCCTGCAAAACATTACAACACGCCATTCATGTCAAACCGAGTGTTTAGtaagtgtacacacacacactacaatacattgtagCTTCTGACCATATGAGCATTGAGAATAAGGGGTTTCTGGGATGAACACTGTACTatggctttctatagctcagtcagtAGAGCACATGTCTACCAATCCAGAGGTCTCGGATTCAAATCCTGTTGGAATTCCATATTCTTTGATCAATTTTTCACTAATAAATTGTATCATAGGTGCACTTCAATCATTTAACAGTACTTTTCATTGTTTGTATTGGGCTACGACTTGTATATTCGTAAGATATTCCTGTCCTCAG
Above is a window of Diadema setosum chromosome 4, eeDiaSeto1, whole genome shotgun sequence DNA encoding:
- the LOC140227349 gene encoding vacuolar protein sorting-associated protein 33A-like gives rise to the protein MATHLVSGRVNLAFWREVARRELLDCLDKCSGSKAVVWDDFLTGPIGLIAEYSLLKEHEVDKMFPLRMGRLPLTATSSGVGGAIQNVIFIVRPKLDLMTIVADNIHKAQEMQGRFRKEFHIFFVPRKSLLCERKLTELGVYGDLTTVGEYGLDLLPMDSDVLSMESDLAFKECYLQGDPTALFHVAKSLMKVQALYGIIPHVYGKGEAARQVTEMLLRMRRETASTERPITPQIDCLLLLDRNVDLLTPLATQLTYEGLIDEIYGIVNTTVKLPPEKFAKKDEDPKQQEKPAPDLPTEPKKIQLNSADELFSVIRDRNFHAVGPELSRRAKILSAQYEERKDAKSVSAIRQFVSKLHHIQAAKMSLATHTSIAELIKERTDKETFMDSLQAQQEFMNGIDTDKVNAYIEDCIARKEPLIKVLRLLCMQSVTNNGFKPKVYDFYRREILQTYGYDHLLTLQQLERAHLMKVQEQKTFPTIRKTLKLVKEDVNEQNPTDISYVYSGYAPLSVRLAQFLAGSGWRSIDEVLRLIPGSTIEEVQALPPGLKKKRPMIGDSQGDSPKVTLVFFLGGVTYAEIAALRFLSQQEDAPTEYVIATTKIINGHSWLKSMMDGPDIAPPDSSTAARSS